One genomic window of Sphingopyxis sp. OPL5 includes the following:
- a CDS encoding FAD-dependent monooxygenase, with translation MSDVQRSDVIISGGGLVGQALALALAHHGLSSQVVDPADPLATIAPGFDGRASAIASATWQMFEVLSLADRLAGHGCPIRAIKVSDGVPNEKGRSGELDFETGADDPALGTMVENRQLRLALRDALAEAPLARLIMPAQVVDRDIGPHGVTLTLADGARLQAPLLIVAEGRRSPTRDAAGFSIANWSYHHHAMIGAVVHSKPHDRVAHEIFFPSGPFALLPLVDDAQGRHRSAFVWTVAEKDGPGFAKLGERGFVAELEKRAGDLLGKMELVAPRMTYPLGFHHSATIVADRVVLVGDAAHGIHPIAGQGLNLGLRDVAALTEVLVEGARLGLDLGDAALLARYQRWRGLDSLMVSLATDGLTRLFGIPGRTAAAVRRAGLGAVQRLPMLKRFFMDEARGEAGDLPRLLAGAEV, from the coding sequence ATGAGTGACGTACAGCGCAGCGACGTAATCATCTCCGGCGGCGGCCTTGTCGGCCAGGCCCTGGCCCTTGCGCTCGCGCACCACGGCCTTTCCAGCCAGGTCGTCGATCCCGCCGATCCACTGGCGACAATCGCACCCGGTTTCGACGGCCGCGCCTCGGCGATCGCCAGCGCGACCTGGCAGATGTTCGAAGTGCTCAGCCTCGCCGATCGGCTCGCCGGTCATGGCTGCCCGATCCGCGCGATCAAGGTCAGCGACGGCGTGCCCAACGAAAAGGGGCGTTCGGGCGAACTGGATTTCGAAACCGGCGCCGACGATCCCGCGCTCGGCACGATGGTCGAAAACCGCCAGCTTCGTCTTGCGCTCCGCGACGCGCTCGCCGAAGCCCCGCTCGCACGCCTCATCATGCCCGCGCAGGTTGTCGACCGCGATATCGGCCCGCACGGCGTCACCCTGACCCTTGCCGACGGCGCGAGACTGCAGGCGCCGCTGCTGATCGTCGCCGAGGGCCGCCGCTCGCCGACCCGCGACGCCGCAGGGTTCAGCATCGCCAACTGGTCGTACCACCATCATGCGATGATCGGCGCGGTCGTGCACAGCAAACCGCACGATCGCGTCGCGCACGAAATCTTCTTTCCCTCGGGACCTTTCGCGCTGCTGCCGCTTGTCGACGACGCGCAGGGCCGCCACCGTTCGGCCTTCGTGTGGACCGTCGCCGAAAAGGACGGGCCGGGCTTCGCCAAATTGGGCGAGAGGGGCTTTGTCGCGGAACTCGAAAAGCGCGCGGGCGACCTGCTCGGCAAAATGGAACTGGTCGCGCCGCGCATGACCTATCCGCTCGGCTTCCACCATAGCGCGACGATCGTCGCCGACCGGGTCGTGCTCGTCGGCGATGCCGCGCATGGCATCCATCCGATCGCCGGGCAGGGACTCAACCTCGGCCTGCGCGACGTTGCGGCGCTCACCGAAGTGCTCGTCGAGGGGGCGCGGCTCGGCCTCGACCTCGGCGACGCGGCTTTGCTCGCGCGCTACCAGCGCTGGCGCGGACTCGACAGCCTGATGGTCAGCCTCGCGACCGATGGCCTCACGCGTCTCTTCGGCATTCCCGGCCGCACCGCCGCGGCGGTCCGCCGCGCCGGCCTCGGTGCGGTGCAGCGATTGCCGATGCTCAAACGCTTCTTCATGGACGAGGCGCGCGGCGAAGCCGGTGACCTGCCCCGCCTGCTCGCGGGGGCAGAGGTTTAA
- a CDS encoding RNA polymerase subunit sigma-70, whose amino-acid sequence MSVSSHALEAAATDWIAARAALDAEPSPRRRVHADRAFARLAAAASPRVRYFIRRYGLSSVTDDAEQACAIAIHRAAQSYDPRRAAFATHMNWQIRAELQALRHRLHGDQRRAPHRVAAATLSLDDPGICDLLVDPGAEAAAEGRAADYLAGRLADCLADDWARRRDAEWQRGKAKLAAHHTLVRRHLTAVQPAGRLSESHRHIVRAAFADMAQHLLPAGRA is encoded by the coding sequence ATGTCGGTGAGCAGCCACGCCCTCGAAGCGGCGGCGACCGATTGGATCGCCGCGCGCGCTGCCCTCGATGCCGAGCCCTCGCCGCGCCGCCGTGTCCACGCCGACCGCGCCTTCGCGCGCCTCGCCGCCGCGGCCTCCCCACGCGTCCGCTATTTCATCCGCCGCTACGGGCTGTCATCGGTCACCGACGATGCCGAACAGGCGTGCGCGATCGCGATCCACCGCGCCGCGCAAAGCTACGACCCGCGCCGCGCGGCCTTTGCCACCCATATGAACTGGCAGATCCGCGCCGAACTACAGGCGCTGCGACACCGCCTCCACGGCGACCAGCGCCGCGCGCCGCACCGGGTTGCCGCCGCAACGCTGTCGCTGGACGATCCGGGCATCTGCGACCTGCTCGTCGATCCCGGTGCCGAAGCCGCCGCGGAAGGACGAGCCGCCGACTATCTCGCAGGCCGCCTTGCCGATTGCCTCGCCGACGACTGGGCGCGGCGCCGCGACGCCGAATGGCAAAGAGGAAAGGCAAAGCTCGCGGCGCATCACACCCTCGTGCGCCGGCATCTGACCGCAGTCCAACCCGCGGGCCGCCTGTCCGAAAGCCATCGTCATATCGTCCGCGCCGCCTTCGCCGATATGGCGCAGCATCTCTTGCCGGCGGGTCGCGCCTGA
- a CDS encoding LON peptidase substrate-binding domain-containing protein: protein MGDTAPLTIQRIAIFPLPGAVLFPGLHLPLHIFEPRYRAMVQEVLVRDRRIGMIQPRVLPGEEDREPPALYDVGCVGKIIDVEALDDGRFNLVLEGVARFRVRRELDVTTPFRQVEAEIESEVEEDAVLASIERASLEREAKRFAERQGYVVDWNAVGQLDDATLVNGIAQVAPFDAAAKQALLETTSIDERAELVVQLMQFFGRFDGEDGRSTLQ, encoded by the coding sequence ATGGGCGATACCGCGCCCCTGACCATCCAGCGGATCGCGATCTTTCCGCTGCCCGGCGCGGTGCTGTTTCCCGGGCTGCACCTGCCGCTGCACATCTTCGAGCCGCGCTATCGCGCGATGGTGCAGGAGGTGCTGGTGCGCGACCGGCGGATCGGGATGATCCAGCCGCGCGTATTGCCCGGCGAGGAGGACCGCGAGCCCCCGGCGCTCTACGACGTCGGCTGCGTCGGCAAGATCATCGATGTCGAGGCGCTCGACGACGGGCGCTTCAATCTCGTGCTCGAGGGCGTGGCGCGGTTCCGCGTCCGCCGCGAACTCGACGTCACCACTCCGTTTCGGCAGGTCGAGGCCGAAATCGAGAGTGAGGTCGAGGAGGATGCGGTGCTCGCGAGCATCGAGCGTGCCAGCCTCGAACGCGAGGCGAAGCGGTTCGCCGAACGGCAGGGCTATGTCGTCGACTGGAACGCGGTCGGCCAGCTCGACGATGCGACGCTCGTCAACGGTATCGCGCAGGTCGCGCCGTTCGACGCCGCCGCGAAGCAGGCGCTGCTCGAAACGACCTCGATCGACGAACGCGCGGAACTGGTCGTCCAGCTGATGCAGTTCTTCGGCCGCTTCGACGGCGAAGACGGGCGTTCGACGCTGCAGTAA
- a CDS encoding tetratricopeptide repeat protein codes for MATLGLNPQEKDAVEAFRRDVVEPSMSNLVILDFWAEWCGPCKQLTPILEKVAADYADKGVLLAKIDVDANRFIAGQFQVQSIPTVYAIFQGQPVANLTNARTESQIKAMLDQLLAQLPVESAASARAVEIAPLIEMGEGVLAEGDGERAASIFGQILEMAPDNAAAHGGLIRALVLAGDLTSAQGLLDMIPAEIADDPAIAQAKSAYALAADAPDAGELAALEAAVAADPGDHQARFDLAAAQIGAGRRAAAADNLLHIVAADREWQEDAARAKLLSLFEAVGLEDPWVAAQRRRLSLILFG; via the coding sequence GTGGCCACTTTGGGTCTGAACCCGCAAGAAAAGGACGCCGTCGAAGCGTTCCGCCGCGACGTCGTCGAGCCGTCGATGTCGAACCTCGTCATCCTCGATTTCTGGGCCGAATGGTGCGGGCCGTGCAAGCAGCTGACCCCGATTCTCGAAAAGGTCGCTGCCGATTATGCCGACAAGGGCGTTTTGCTCGCCAAGATCGACGTCGATGCGAATCGCTTCATCGCCGGCCAATTCCAGGTCCAGTCGATCCCGACCGTCTATGCGATCTTCCAGGGCCAGCCGGTCGCCAACCTGACCAACGCCCGCACCGAAAGCCAGATCAAGGCGATGCTCGACCAGTTGCTCGCGCAATTGCCGGTCGAAAGCGCCGCAAGCGCCCGCGCCGTCGAGATCGCCCCGCTGATTGAAATGGGCGAGGGCGTGCTCGCCGAGGGTGACGGCGAACGCGCCGCCTCGATCTTCGGCCAGATCCTCGAGATGGCACCCGACAATGCGGCGGCGCATGGCGGACTGATTCGCGCGCTGGTCCTCGCCGGCGACCTGACCAGCGCGCAGGGCCTGCTCGACATGATCCCCGCCGAGATCGCCGACGATCCCGCGATCGCGCAGGCGAAGAGCGCCTATGCGCTCGCCGCCGATGCCCCTGACGCGGGCGAACTGGCGGCGCTCGAAGCCGCGGTCGCGGCCGATCCGGGCGACCATCAGGCGCGATTCGACCTTGCCGCCGCGCAGATCGGCGCCGGCCGGCGCGCCGCCGCCGCCGACAATCTGCTCCACATCGTCGCGGCGGATCGCGAATGGCAGGAAGATGCCGCGCGCGCGAAATTGCTGTCGCTGTTCGAAGCCGTCGGGCTCGAAGATCCGTGGGTCGCGGCGCAGCGCCGCCGGCTGTCGCTGATCCTGTTCGGCTGA
- a CDS encoding transglutaminase-like domain-containing protein, which produces MKLEISASLNYRLPEPVDLMLQIEAADGHGQRVLDASLDLGNPDHLARVPTPNGICEPIWLREHGQLRVDYRARVAIDRPAPDLALLAAVPLHRLPAGAVPYLNESRYCPSNKFHAFVERRFGELEGGAKIARMRDWIESRFTYVAGTSTSETGALDSFVERRGVCRDYAHVMIALARAAHIPARMASAYALGVEPQDFHAVAEVYLAGDWYPVDATGMARGDAMARICVGRDAADIAFLTAYREIELVSQSVRVTEAR; this is translated from the coding sequence ATGAAACTCGAAATTTCCGCTTCCCTAAATTACCGGCTGCCCGAACCGGTCGACCTGATGTTGCAGATCGAGGCTGCCGACGGCCATGGCCAGCGCGTACTCGACGCATCGCTCGACCTCGGCAACCCCGACCATCTGGCGCGCGTGCCGACGCCGAATGGCATTTGCGAGCCGATCTGGCTGCGCGAGCACGGACAATTGCGTGTCGACTATCGCGCGCGGGTCGCGATCGACCGTCCCGCCCCTGATCTCGCCCTCCTCGCCGCGGTCCCACTGCACCGCTTGCCGGCCGGGGCGGTCCCCTATCTCAACGAATCGCGCTATTGCCCCTCGAACAAGTTTCACGCCTTCGTCGAGCGGCGCTTCGGCGAACTGGAAGGCGGGGCGAAGATTGCGCGGATGCGCGATTGGATCGAAAGCCGCTTCACCTATGTCGCGGGGACAAGCACATCCGAAACCGGCGCGCTCGACAGCTTCGTCGAACGGCGCGGGGTCTGCCGTGACTATGCCCATGTGATGATCGCGCTTGCCCGCGCCGCGCATATTCCCGCGCGCATGGCGAGCGCCTATGCGCTGGGCGTTGAGCCGCAGGATTTCCACGCCGTCGCCGAAGTCTATCTCGCGGGTGACTGGTACCCGGTCGATGCCACCGGCATGGCGCGCGGCGATGCGATGGCCCGAATCTGTGTCGGCCGCGACGCGGCGGACATCGCCTTTCTGACCGCATATCGCGAGATCGAGCTGGTAAGCCAGTCGGTGAGGGTCACCGAAGCCCGATGA
- a CDS encoding MFS transporter, whose translation MTASRTIPFIVATIFIDAIGFGIIMPVLPQLVMEIGRVDLASAMGIATAIGLVMAVATFLASPVLGNLSDHFGRRRVLLLSLAGLAADYVLLTIVHTLPWLFVARALSGIFGGSVAAAQAAIADVTQPENRARNFGFVGAAFGVGFVVGPVIGGFLGEVGPRAPFVAAALLAAANMLYGFFIFPETLPAERRRTFDWRRANPFGAWKTMRGLPGMSGIATVLTLWQISSLVYPMTWSFYCIAQLGWSPKMIGASLAAVGVAIALGQTFVVGPIVRRFGERDAATIGILVAVTVYIGYAFVDTTWGAFLLIVPIMFQAPVQPSLNALMSRRASAAMQGEVQGISAMAMGLGQIVAPTLLIGTMAWFTGDKAPVHFPGAAFLVATIFGLLAVLMLRRLPRVTRTSDEAVPDQMPPSVTA comes from the coding sequence GTGACCGCTTCGCGTACCATCCCCTTCATCGTCGCGACGATCTTCATCGACGCGATCGGGTTCGGCATCATCATGCCGGTGTTGCCGCAACTGGTGATGGAGATCGGCAGGGTCGACCTTGCCAGCGCGATGGGAATCGCGACGGCGATCGGACTGGTGATGGCGGTCGCGACCTTCCTCGCCTCCCCCGTCCTCGGCAACCTGTCGGATCACTTTGGGCGGCGGCGCGTGCTGCTGCTGTCGCTGGCCGGCCTCGCCGCCGACTATGTGCTGCTGACCATCGTCCATACGCTCCCCTGGCTGTTCGTCGCTCGCGCCCTGTCGGGCATTTTCGGAGGCAGCGTTGCCGCTGCGCAAGCGGCGATTGCCGATGTCACCCAACCCGAAAACCGCGCGCGAAACTTCGGTTTCGTCGGCGCGGCCTTTGGCGTCGGCTTCGTGGTCGGGCCGGTGATCGGCGGGTTTCTGGGCGAAGTCGGACCGCGCGCGCCCTTTGTCGCCGCCGCGCTGCTCGCCGCGGCGAACATGCTCTATGGCTTTTTCATCTTCCCCGAAACGCTGCCGGCCGAGCGTCGGCGCACCTTCGACTGGCGCCGCGCCAATCCGTTCGGCGCGTGGAAGACGATGCGCGGGCTGCCGGGGATGAGCGGCATCGCGACGGTGCTGACCCTGTGGCAGATTTCCAGCCTCGTCTATCCGATGACGTGGAGCTTCTATTGCATCGCGCAGCTCGGCTGGTCGCCGAAGATGATCGGCGCGAGCCTCGCCGCGGTCGGGGTCGCCATCGCGCTCGGCCAGACCTTCGTGGTAGGCCCCATCGTCCGCCGCTTCGGGGAACGCGACGCGGCGACGATCGGCATCCTCGTCGCGGTGACCGTCTATATCGGCTATGCCTTTGTCGACACGACATGGGGGGCGTTCCTGCTCATCGTGCCGATCATGTTCCAGGCGCCGGTGCAGCCTTCGCTCAACGCGCTGATGTCGCGGCGCGCGAGCGCCGCGATGCAGGGCGAGGTGCAGGGAATTTCGGCGATGGCGATGGGACTCGGCCAGATCGTCGCGCCGACGCTGTTAATCGGGACGATGGCTTGGTTCACCGGCGACAAGGCGCCCGTGCATTTTCCCGGCGCGGCGTTCCTCGTCGCGACAATATTCGGGCTGCTCGCGGTGCTGATGCTGCGCCGCCTGCCGCGCGTGACGCGGACGAGCGACGAAGCTGTGCCCGATCAGATGCCGCCGTCGGTCACCGCATAG
- a CDS encoding competence/damage-inducible protein A, whose translation MSDERIWTAAVLVIGDEILSGRTQDKNVAQIATWLDVQGIRLREVRIVPDVEEEIVEALNAIRARYDYVFTTGGIGPTHDDITVDAVAKALGVGVIVHPDARAILERYYTARGGELTEARLRMARTPDGAELIPNRMSGAPGIRIGNLFVMAGVPHITAGMLDALTGELEGGAPLVAHTIGSWAPESEVADLLRQGEKDHAGVAIGSYPFFRDGKVGANFVVRSTSAEAVAACVAAVTAGLEAAGYAVTDGGI comes from the coding sequence ATGAGCGACGAACGCATCTGGACCGCCGCCGTACTGGTGATCGGCGACGAAATCCTCTCGGGCCGCACGCAGGACAAGAATGTCGCGCAGATCGCGACCTGGCTCGACGTGCAGGGGATTCGCCTGCGCGAAGTGCGCATCGTTCCCGATGTCGAGGAAGAGATCGTCGAGGCGCTGAACGCGATCCGCGCGCGCTACGACTATGTCTTCACCACCGGCGGCATCGGCCCGACTCACGACGACATCACCGTCGATGCGGTCGCCAAGGCACTCGGCGTCGGCGTGATCGTCCATCCCGATGCGCGCGCGATCCTCGAACGTTATTATACCGCGCGCGGCGGCGAACTGACCGAGGCGCGGCTGCGCATGGCGCGCACCCCTGACGGCGCCGAACTCATCCCGAACCGCATGTCGGGCGCGCCGGGCATCCGCATCGGCAATCTGTTCGTGATGGCCGGCGTGCCGCACATCACCGCCGGCATGCTCGACGCGCTGACCGGCGAGCTTGAAGGCGGCGCGCCGCTCGTCGCGCATACGATCGGGTCATGGGCGCCCGAAAGCGAGGTCGCCGACCTGCTGCGCCAGGGCGAAAAGGACCACGCGGGCGTCGCGATCGGCAGCTACCCCTTTTTTCGCGACGGCAAGGTCGGCGCCAATTTCGTCGTCCGCTCGACCTCGGCCGAGGCGGTCGCGGCGTGCGTCGCTGCGGTGACAGCGGGGCTTGAGGCCGCCGGCTATGCGGTGACCGACGGCGGCATCTGA
- a CDS encoding glutathione S-transferase family protein → MADELIFYTNPMSRGQIVRWMLEEVGASYETHILGYGTSMKDEAYLAINPMGKVPAIVHDGKVVTECAAICAYLADAFPDAGLAPAADARADYYRWMFFAAGPVEQAITAKHFGIEPDADQQRSAGFGTLEHALDALESAVAGKTYVAGDKFTAADVYVGSQIDWGLQFGTIPSRPAFEAYAAGLRERDGYKRAKAIDNGLIAEMQAANPA, encoded by the coding sequence ATGGCCGATGAGCTGATTTTCTATACCAACCCGATGTCGCGCGGGCAGATCGTCCGCTGGATGCTCGAAGAAGTCGGCGCGTCCTATGAGACCCATATCCTCGGTTATGGAACGTCGATGAAGGACGAGGCTTATCTGGCGATCAACCCGATGGGCAAGGTTCCGGCGATCGTCCACGACGGAAAGGTCGTTACCGAATGCGCCGCGATCTGCGCCTATCTGGCCGACGCCTTTCCGGACGCCGGTCTCGCGCCCGCCGCCGATGCCCGCGCCGATTATTATCGCTGGATGTTCTTTGCCGCCGGGCCGGTCGAGCAGGCGATCACCGCGAAGCATTTCGGGATCGAACCCGACGCCGATCAGCAGCGCTCGGCGGGCTTCGGAACGCTTGAGCATGCACTCGACGCGCTTGAAAGCGCGGTCGCGGGCAAGACCTATGTCGCGGGTGACAAATTCACCGCCGCCGACGTCTATGTCGGCAGCCAGATCGACTGGGGGCTGCAGTTCGGCACGATCCCGAGCCGCCCGGCGTTCGAAGCCTATGCCGCCGGCCTGCGCGAGCGCGACGGGTATAAGCGCGCCAAGGCGATCGACAATGGCCTGATCGCCGAAATGCAGGCGGCGAATCCGGCTTAG
- a CDS encoding DUF2785 domain-containing protein, whose amino-acid sequence MKAIWAVIGLTTMAAATPAMASETDKCAIRRPADSDLKTYAAHYFPKADAATIDALLACLGDPDPAVRDGFAFTLWSEGLRGKQVEPALMRHANARLQAMMAGPDDASGFRPPFAALALAEVARADRMEPFLTDAELHALAEAGAIYLRGVTDYRGFTAGEGWRHGVAHGADLMLQLALNPRLSRADADRLLAAIAAQVAPAASPYYVHGEPGRLAGPILYLARRSDIDDAAWAVWFQSLHPDASPRWRDAYAGAAGLAAIHNSTAFASAIYVSASESKDPQIRRLAPLAVELIRALP is encoded by the coding sequence ATGAAGGCGATATGGGCCGTCATCGGCTTGACCACGATGGCGGCAGCGACGCCGGCGATGGCAAGTGAAACCGACAAGTGCGCCATCCGACGCCCCGCGGACAGCGACCTCAAGACCTATGCCGCCCACTATTTCCCAAAGGCCGATGCGGCGACGATCGACGCGCTGCTTGCCTGCCTTGGCGATCCTGACCCGGCGGTGCGTGACGGCTTTGCCTTCACCCTCTGGTCCGAAGGATTGCGCGGCAAACAGGTCGAGCCGGCGCTGATGCGCCACGCCAATGCGCGCCTGCAGGCGATGATGGCCGGACCCGACGACGCGTCAGGCTTTCGCCCTCCCTTCGCTGCGCTGGCGCTGGCAGAGGTCGCCCGCGCCGACCGGATGGAGCCTTTTCTGACAGACGCCGAACTCCACGCGCTCGCGGAGGCGGGCGCCATCTATCTGCGCGGCGTCACCGACTATCGCGGCTTCACGGCGGGCGAGGGCTGGCGCCACGGCGTCGCGCACGGCGCCGACCTGATGCTTCAGCTGGCGCTCAACCCGCGCCTGTCGCGCGCCGATGCCGACCGGCTGCTCGCAGCGATCGCGGCGCAGGTCGCGCCCGCCGCGTCGCCCTATTATGTCCATGGCGAACCGGGGCGTCTCGCCGGCCCGATCCTTTATCTCGCGCGGCGTTCCGATATCGATGATGCCGCCTGGGCGGTATGGTTCCAATCATTGCACCCCGACGCCAGCCCGCGCTGGCGGGACGCCTATGCCGGCGCCGCCGGTCTCGCGGCGATCCACAACAGCACCGCCTTTGCTTCGGCAATCTATGTCAGCGCCTCCGAATCGAAAGACCCGCAGATTCGCCGCCTCGCCCCGCTGGCGGTCGAGCTGATCAGGGCGCTGCCCTAA
- a CDS encoding Bax inhibitor-1/YccA family protein — protein MANWNDPNMAASGFGAAATATDQAVDAGLRSYMLSVYNYMASGVLLTGIVALLAFQSGFTASMVTSPLWFVVALAPLAFVLVLSFGINKLSTAAMQGLFWVFAVVMGLSMSTIFLRFGMGSIAQTFFATAAAFAGLSLYGYTTKKDLSGFGTFLIMGVIGIIVAMLLNAFIFQSPALMLAISIVGVLVFAGLTAYDTQKIKSMYFYVRGTDMMGKTVIMGALNLYLDFVNMFTFLLNLLGSRD, from the coding sequence ATGGCTAATTGGAACGACCCCAATATGGCGGCGTCCGGTTTTGGCGCCGCAGCGACTGCAACGGACCAGGCCGTCGATGCCGGCCTGCGGTCGTACATGCTGTCGGTTTACAACTATATGGCATCGGGCGTGCTGCTCACCGGCATCGTCGCCCTGCTCGCTTTCCAGTCGGGCTTCACCGCTTCGATGGTGACCAGCCCGCTGTGGTTCGTCGTCGCGCTGGCGCCGCTCGCCTTCGTGCTGGTGCTTAGCTTCGGCATCAACAAGCTGTCGACCGCCGCGATGCAAGGCCTTTTCTGGGTCTTTGCCGTGGTCATGGGCCTGTCGATGTCGACGATCTTCCTGCGCTTCGGCATGGGTTCGATTGCCCAGACCTTCTTCGCGACGGCCGCTGCCTTCGCGGGTCTCAGCCTCTATGGCTATACCACCAAGAAAGATCTGTCGGGCTTCGGCACCTTCCTGATCATGGGCGTCATCGGCATCATCGTTGCCATGCTGCTCAACGCCTTCATCTTCCAGTCGCCTGCGCTGATGCTGGCGATCAGCATCGTCGGCGTGCTCGTGTTCGCGGGTCTCACCGCCTATGACACGCAGAAGATCAAGAGCATGTATTTCTACGTCCGCGGGACGGACATGATGGGCAAGACCGTGATCATGGGGGCGCTGAACCTCTATCTCGACTTCGTCAACATGTTCACCTTCCTGCTCAACCTGCTGGGCAGCCGCGACTAA
- the thpR gene encoding RNA 2',3'-cyclic phosphodiesterase: MSTHRLFVALRPPHAVRTALIAAMHGIAGARWQNDEQLHLTLRFIGEVDHHRAEDIAAALGALHAPAILARIAGVDLFEHHGRPHMIWAGVEPHDAIAALHRKVDQLLTRVGVAPETRAFVPHITLARLNRGSGPVAPFLALHSDLASAPFTFDHVALYESEMGHGGSRYHPVARYPLDPVASATSAAATALTSPQVSAKPSSAP; the protein is encoded by the coding sequence ATGTCGACCCACCGCCTGTTCGTCGCGCTGCGCCCGCCGCACGCCGTCCGCACCGCGCTGATCGCTGCGATGCACGGCATTGCGGGCGCACGCTGGCAGAACGACGAGCAGTTGCACCTGACTTTGCGCTTCATCGGCGAAGTCGATCATCACCGCGCCGAAGATATCGCCGCCGCACTCGGCGCGCTGCACGCCCCTGCCATCCTGGCCCGGATCGCCGGGGTCGACCTGTTCGAGCATCACGGCCGCCCGCACATGATCTGGGCCGGGGTCGAACCGCATGATGCGATCGCGGCGCTGCACCGCAAGGTCGACCAGCTGCTGACACGCGTCGGCGTCGCGCCCGAGACACGCGCCTTCGTACCGCATATCACGCTGGCGCGGCTCAATCGCGGTTCGGGGCCGGTAGCCCCCTTCCTCGCGCTGCACAGCGACCTCGCGAGCGCGCCCTTCACCTTTGACCACGTCGCCTTGTACGAAAGCGAGATGGGGCATGGCGGATCGCGCTATCACCCCGTCGCGCGCTATCCGCTCGATCCGGTGGCATCGGCGACGAGCGCCGCCGCGACCGCACTGACATCGCCCCAGGTTTCGGCAAAACCATCGTCCGCACCATAA
- a CDS encoding low molecular weight protein-tyrosine-phosphatase, translating into MRDDREVTAPAILFLCLGNICRSPLAEGAARAAFADAGIAATLDSAGTGDWHVGRPPDPRALAEARRRGVDISDLRARQLALGDFTRFDLILAADAENLRDARALAPADATARLMLMLDLVPGRTGDSVTDPYYGADDGFAETWGDVSAVAAALVADATGSSG; encoded by the coding sequence ATGCGCGATGATCGAGAAGTTACGGCCCCCGCGATCCTCTTCCTATGCCTCGGCAACATTTGCCGCTCGCCGCTCGCCGAAGGCGCGGCGCGCGCCGCCTTCGCCGATGCGGGCATCGCCGCGACGCTCGATTCGGCGGGCACCGGCGACTGGCATGTCGGCCGCCCGCCCGACCCGCGCGCCTTGGCCGAAGCGCGGCGCCGCGGCGTCGACATCTCGGATCTGCGCGCCCGCCAGCTCGCGCTCGGCGACTTCACCCGCTTCGACCTGATCCTCGCCGCCGATGCCGAAAACTTGCGCGACGCCCGCGCCCTCGCGCCCGCCGATGCGACCGCACGGCTGATGCTGATGCTCGACCTGGTGCCGGGCCGAACCGGCGACAGCGTCACCGATCCCTATTATGGTGCGGACGATGGTTTTGCCGAAACCTGGGGCGATGTCAGTGCGGTCGCGGCGGCGCTCGTCGCCGATGCCACCGGATCGAGCGGATAG